CAAGGAAATGCAGCCCTACGGCTTTGCCGACGCCATGGTGGAGGACCTTGCCGCCGGCTGGGACGACGTCGCCGCCTTCCGCAAGCCGATGATCGCGGCCGTCAGCGGCTTTGCGCTCGGCGGCGGCTGCGAGCTCGCCATGATGTGCGATTTCATCATCGCCTCCGAGACGGCGAAGTTCGGCCAGCCCGAGATCACGCTCGGCATCATTCCCGGCATGGGCGGCACGCAGCGCCTGACGCGCGCGCTCGGCAAGGCCAAGACGATGGACCTCGTGCTGACCGGCCGCATGATGGACGCGGCGGAGGCGGAGCGCTCCGGCCTCGTCGCCCGTGTCGTCGCGCCGGAAAAGCTGCTGGACGAGGCACTGGCGGCAGCGGAAAAGATCGCCGGCTTCTCCCTGCCGTCCACCATGATGGCGAAGGAAGCGGTGAACCGCGCCCATGAGACGGTGCTGTCGGAAGGCATGCGCGCCGAGCGCCGGCTGTTCCACGCGCTCTTCGCCACGGAAGACCAGAAGGAGGGCATGGCCGCCTTCGTCGAGAAGCGCAAGCCGGCCTTCCGGCATCGGTGAGCAGGTTCCCGGCGTTTGTTGCAGAATCCGCGTTGACGCCATCGTGGTTTCCCGCTATACGCCGCCCACAGTTTGGAAAGCCGAATTCCAAGGTTTTCCGATATTGCTCCCGAATTGCTTTGATGACAGGTCGCAGTGACCCGGCACGGCGAGGGTGGA
This DNA window, taken from Shinella zoogloeoides, encodes the following:
- a CDS encoding enoyl-CoA hydratase, producing the protein MAHETLLVETRGRVGLVTLNRPQALNALNRQLLEELKAVLAGFEADAGIGAVVITGSEKAFAAGADIKEMQPYGFADAMVEDLAAGWDDVAAFRKPMIAAVSGFALGGGCELAMMCDFIIASETAKFGQPEITLGIIPGMGGTQRLTRALGKAKTMDLVLTGRMMDAAEAERSGLVARVVAPEKLLDEALAAAEKIAGFSLPSTMMAKEAVNRAHETVLSEGMRAERRLFHALFATEDQKEGMAAFVEKRKPAFRHR